The following are encoded together in the Flavihumibacter fluvii genome:
- a CDS encoding pseudouridine synthase, producing the protein MFYYFVLYKPFEVLSQFSPEGNKKTLKDCMDVPEDVYPVGRLDFDSEGLLILTNDSSLNASLLLPRRAHERTYFVQVEGEVTMDALHQLEQGVLISSNGKKFTTLPTKAKLLASPPQLPERHPPIRYRKNIPTSWISLTLTEGKNRQVRKMTAAVGFPTLRLVRHSMGQLNISGWQSGELRQFNRKELFSKLG; encoded by the coding sequence ATGTTTTACTACTTCGTACTATATAAACCATTTGAAGTTTTATCGCAATTCAGCCCGGAAGGAAATAAGAAAACTTTGAAAGACTGTATGGATGTGCCGGAGGATGTTTATCCTGTTGGTAGATTGGATTTTGATAGTGAAGGATTATTGATCTTAACTAATGATAGTTCCCTGAATGCTTCACTGCTATTGCCTCGGCGGGCGCATGAAAGAACTTATTTTGTTCAGGTTGAAGGCGAGGTCACAATGGATGCATTGCATCAATTAGAGCAAGGTGTACTGATCAGCAGTAATGGTAAAAAGTTTACAACACTACCCACAAAAGCAAAATTATTGGCATCGCCTCCACAGCTTCCTGAACGCCATCCTCCCATTCGATACAGAAAAAATATTCCTACCAGTTGGATCAGCCTGACCCTTACAGAGGGAAAGAACCGACAGGTGAGAAAGATGACAGCTGCGGTTGGGTTTCCAACACTTCGGCTGGTTCGGCATAGTATGGGCCAATTAAACATTAGTGGATGGCAATCCGGTGAACTCCGGCAATTCAACAGGAAAGAACTGTTTTCAAAGTTGGGATAG
- a CDS encoding YicC/YloC family endoribonuclease, translated as MLKSMTGFGRAEMNVGDKTFLVDIKSLNGKQFECSIKMPAFLKPFEFDIRKRLSEKLQRGTIDCMISLKQTGNAKPVTVNISLAKAYFQSISELSAELGLDPSQILGNILKLPEVITPTSETLTDDEWIEFRKIIDTAVDDLNNHRLEEGKVLEEDLLKRISNIEKHEKLIATLEPQRKQKIRDGLVKLLEENVGSDNYDKNRLEQEIIFYIEKIDISEEQVRLRNHCDYFRSLLNQNDAEIGKKLSFLLQEIGREINTTGAKAYDSTIQQSVVMMKDELEKAKEQVLNVL; from the coding sequence ATGCTGAAATCAATGACGGGCTTTGGACGGGCAGAAATGAATGTTGGTGATAAGACTTTCCTGGTAGATATAAAATCACTTAATGGAAAACAGTTTGAATGCTCTATTAAAATGCCTGCTTTTCTCAAACCTTTTGAATTTGATATCCGGAAAAGGCTTTCTGAGAAATTACAAAGGGGTACCATTGACTGCATGATCAGCCTGAAACAAACAGGGAATGCCAAACCTGTTACAGTAAATATATCACTGGCTAAGGCTTATTTCCAGTCCATCTCAGAATTATCTGCTGAATTGGGGCTTGACCCGTCCCAGATCCTGGGAAATATCCTCAAGCTGCCGGAAGTGATTACACCAACATCAGAAACACTAACAGATGATGAATGGATAGAATTCAGGAAAATTATCGATACGGCAGTGGATGACCTGAACAATCATCGCCTGGAAGAAGGCAAAGTGCTGGAAGAGGACTTGTTAAAAAGGATTAGCAATATTGAAAAGCATGAAAAACTCATTGCAACGCTCGAACCCCAGCGTAAACAAAAAATCAGGGATGGCCTGGTGAAATTGCTGGAGGAGAATGTCGGATCTGATAATTATGATAAAAACCGGCTGGAGCAGGAGATCATTTTTTATATCGAGAAAATTGATATAAGTGAAGAGCAGGTGCGGCTCAGGAACCACTGTGATTATTTCAGGTCACTGCTTAACCAGAATGATGCAGAAATTGGTAAGAAATTATCATTCCTTTTACAGGAAATAGGCCGTGAGATTAATACCACCGGTGCAAAAGCCTATGATTCAACCATCCAGCAATCTGTGGTGATGATGAAAGATGAATTGGAAAAGGCAAAGGAGCAGGTCCTTAATGTACTATAA
- a CDS encoding gliding motility lipoprotein GldH, translated as MKLYCKIVFPLIALVLSFSACQKVDVFEKNISLKDQHWPSSFKPEISFNISDTISRYNIYVVVRHNDTYRYNNLWLNIYTLSPGDSVTKPQALDLQLASNEQGWLGTGMDDIFEHRIKISQTPVSLKAGTYRFQLEQIMRDDPLESILNVGIRVERTLN; from the coding sequence ATGAAATTGTATTGTAAAATAGTATTCCCCCTCATTGCACTGGTGCTATCATTTTCAGCTTGTCAAAAAGTGGATGTATTTGAAAAGAATATTTCATTGAAAGACCAGCATTGGCCTTCATCCTTTAAACCGGAAATCAGTTTTAATATTTCGGATACCATATCACGCTATAATATCTATGTGGTAGTAAGACATAATGATACTTACCGTTACAATAACCTTTGGTTGAATATTTACACCTTGTCTCCAGGCGACTCGGTCACAAAGCCACAGGCTCTTGACCTTCAGCTGGCCAGTAATGAACAGGGTTGGTTGGGAACCGGTATGGATGATATATTTGAGCATCGTATAAAGATATCACAGACCCCTGTTTCCTTAAAAGCCGGTACATACCGTTTTCAATTGGAGCAGATCATGCGCGATGATCCGCTCGAGAGCATTCTGAATGTTGGAATAAGGGTGGAAAGGACCCTGAATTGA
- a CDS encoding sensor histidine kinase, whose translation MPHRFLPKQKLALLTTIYWFMLSYIIAALLFWYIRLQQQNEQMANYKLLELVADDPAYLQKVERINLESQRKNIQYRGEGLTFLGIIIIGAIFVFRAVRRQFRVSQQQQNFMMAITHELKTPIAVAKLNLETLQKHRLDEQKQQKLIHMTLQETNRLNTLTNNILISSQLDGGGYKLVKEEFNLSLIIEKLLVDFQQRFPERIFQWTIAPDIDFRGDPLLVQIMISNLIENAVKYSPRNEPISLALYSDDRFIIIDVKDLGPGIPDAEKSKVFQRFYRIGNEEVRRTKGTGLGLYLCKKIAEDHHGTIRLADNLPTGSIFTLKFHHS comes from the coding sequence ATGCCGCATCGATTCCTTCCAAAGCAGAAACTGGCCTTGCTAACGACCATTTATTGGTTTATGCTTTCCTATATTATTGCGGCACTGCTCTTCTGGTATATCAGGCTGCAGCAGCAGAATGAGCAAATGGCCAATTATAAATTGCTTGAGCTGGTAGCAGATGATCCTGCATACCTGCAGAAAGTGGAAAGGATCAACCTGGAGTCTCAACGCAAAAATATACAATACAGGGGTGAGGGTCTTACATTTTTAGGCATCATTATAATTGGTGCCATTTTTGTTTTTCGGGCTGTGCGGCGCCAGTTTAGGGTTAGCCAGCAGCAGCAAAATTTCATGATGGCAATTACCCATGAATTGAAAACACCCATCGCCGTGGCTAAGCTAAACCTGGAAACATTACAGAAACACCGGCTGGATGAACAGAAACAGCAAAAACTGATTCACATGACCCTTCAGGAGACCAACAGGCTGAATACCCTTACCAATAATATCCTTATTTCATCCCAATTAGATGGAGGTGGTTATAAACTAGTTAAAGAGGAATTCAATCTTTCATTAATCATTGAAAAATTGCTGGTTGATTTTCAGCAACGGTTTCCTGAAAGAATTTTTCAATGGACTATTGCACCTGATATAGACTTCCGCGGTGACCCTTTATTGGTGCAGATCATGATCAGCAACCTTATAGAAAATGCTGTGAAATATTCCCCCCGTAACGAGCCGATCAGTTTGGCGCTATATTCTGATGACAGATTTATAATTATTGATGTGAAAGACCTGGGACCCGGCATACCTGATGCAGAAAAATCAAAAGTATTCCAGCGGTTTTATCGCATTGGAAATGAGGAAGTACGCCGCACAAAAGGTACTGGCCTGGGCTTGTACCTTTGTAAGAAAATAGCCGAAGACCACCATGGAACAATACGGCTTGCAGATAATCTTCCAACCGGAAGTATCTTTACCTTAAAATTCCACCATAGCTGA
- a CDS encoding response regulator transcription factor: MSILLVEDEENLHDALKLNLELEGYEVTSAYDGLAAIKAIQNEYFDLIILDIMLPEMDGLTVMETIRIQNNQVPILILSARNSSSDRVLGLKKGADDYLTKPFNLEELLLRVHKLIDKNKKLLDKDSIGTTYNFGNNRVDFNAQEAITKSGERIQLSKKEAMLLKLLFENKNEVVPREKILQTVWGYNVYPTTRTIDNFILNFRKYFEDDSKNPRYFHSVRGVGYKYSE, translated from the coding sequence ATGTCTATACTTCTGGTTGAAGATGAAGAAAACCTTCATGATGCACTTAAGCTGAACCTTGAGTTGGAAGGCTATGAAGTGACTTCTGCATATGATGGACTCGCGGCTATCAAGGCAATTCAAAATGAATATTTCGACCTCATTATCCTGGATATCATGTTACCGGAAATGGATGGCTTAACCGTTATGGAAACTATCCGTATTCAGAATAACCAGGTGCCTATATTGATTTTGAGTGCCCGGAACAGCAGTTCAGATAGGGTTCTCGGTTTAAAAAAGGGGGCAGATGATTACCTGACCAAGCCCTTTAACCTGGAGGAATTATTACTGCGGGTGCATAAGCTCATCGATAAGAATAAAAAGCTGCTGGATAAAGACAGTATAGGCACCACCTACAATTTTGGAAATAACCGTGTTGATTTTAATGCTCAGGAAGCTATTACAAAGAGCGGGGAAAGGATCCAGCTCAGCAAGAAGGAAGCTATGCTGCTGAAACTATTATTTGAAAATAAAAATGAAGTGGTGCCAAGGGAAAAAATCCTTCAAACTGTTTGGGGCTATAATGTATATCCCACAACCCGCACCATTGATAATTTCATCCTCAACTTTCGGAAATACTTTGAAGACGACAGTAAAAATCCCCGATACTTCCATTCCGTTCGGGGCGTTGGGTATAAATACAGTGAATGA
- a CDS encoding BatD family protein, translated as MSLRSFIVLFIALLHPFFGFAQVSFSTITDELVIRLNGIVQVQYIVENATKIEAFEPPIFHDFKIMQGPMETSGMSLVNNQLTEYKALTYVLQPMHKGRLTVPGASAVINGKKMISNKVIVEVREATPPANNPYPRNPGISGLQESAEEDFLLGENDNASDKIKNNLIVKLDLDKNSAFVGEPIVATYKLYTRLRSESRVSKRPSMNGFSVYEMIDPYAAGPVIEKINGKPFMMHIIRKTQLIPLQDGSFVLEPVELENTVRFLRTNSKSLAPPAKSPLEKMFDDLLAEPNGEWEEHKITLSSMPRQINIRALPDGAPASFNGAVGNFSIQGFLKDSIVAAGENATYEVKIEGSGNLPLVNAPDWQLPGGFENFDPAVSEEINKTVAPMQGNKTFTYTFTTGSTGRFTLPPVEFSYFDPATQTYKSIQTLGVALTVTPGLKTAPTLSVLPQQDISQKNNGSKNNVVGALVFLLGMAGLVLLLRKKKKQTSVTAGANSLPEVIIKKDPLEAARQAAGNNQPAEFYRAVEAGLWEAIAEKMKLSKSALQKPLVLELLELRGLPPDKLQQLKDCWKTCEWALYVPNSENQVDPRLLKMADDVVKAITTLY; from the coding sequence TTGAGTTTGAGGTCATTTATAGTATTATTCATTGCATTGCTTCATCCATTTTTTGGGTTTGCCCAAGTTAGCTTCTCTACGATTACTGATGAACTTGTGATTCGGCTGAATGGTATTGTACAGGTTCAATATATCGTAGAAAATGCCACCAAGATCGAAGCTTTTGAGCCTCCGATTTTCCATGATTTCAAAATCATGCAGGGACCGATGGAAACTTCCGGTATGAGCCTGGTGAACAACCAACTCACTGAGTACAAGGCGCTCACTTACGTTTTGCAACCCATGCACAAAGGCAGGCTTACTGTTCCAGGTGCATCAGCCGTGATCAATGGAAAGAAGATGATTTCCAATAAAGTAATTGTAGAAGTTCGTGAAGCTACGCCCCCTGCCAATAATCCATATCCCAGGAATCCCGGTATTTCCGGTTTACAGGAATCTGCTGAAGAAGATTTTTTACTGGGAGAAAATGATAATGCCAGTGATAAAATAAAAAATAACCTCATTGTAAAGCTGGACCTTGATAAAAACAGTGCATTTGTTGGTGAACCCATTGTAGCAACCTATAAATTATATACTCGTTTAAGATCGGAATCTAGGGTAAGTAAACGGCCATCAATGAACGGGTTTAGTGTATATGAAATGATAGATCCTTATGCAGCCGGACCAGTTATTGAAAAAATTAATGGCAAACCTTTCATGATGCATATTATCCGCAAAACCCAGCTCATCCCATTACAGGATGGCAGTTTTGTACTTGAACCTGTTGAACTTGAAAATACGGTACGTTTTTTACGGACTAATTCAAAAAGCTTGGCCCCACCTGCAAAATCACCATTGGAAAAAATGTTTGATGACCTGCTTGCTGAACCCAATGGAGAATGGGAAGAACACAAGATCACCCTGAGCAGTATGCCCAGGCAAATAAATATTAGAGCCCTGCCTGACGGTGCGCCGGCCTCATTTAATGGTGCAGTTGGAAATTTTTCTATACAGGGTTTTCTTAAAGACAGTATTGTAGCTGCAGGAGAAAATGCTACTTACGAAGTAAAGATAGAAGGCTCTGGAAACCTTCCCCTGGTTAATGCTCCTGATTGGCAATTACCTGGTGGTTTCGAAAATTTTGACCCGGCTGTTTCAGAAGAAATCAATAAGACGGTAGCTCCTATGCAGGGCAACAAAACCTTTACCTACACCTTCACCACAGGTTCAACCGGAAGATTTACCTTACCCCCTGTAGAATTCAGTTATTTTGATCCCGCCACGCAAACCTATAAATCCATTCAAACCTTGGGTGTGGCGCTCACCGTAACCCCAGGATTGAAAACTGCGCCAACATTATCAGTATTACCGCAGCAGGATATCTCCCAAAAAAATAACGGGTCGAAAAACAATGTGGTTGGTGCCTTAGTCTTTTTACTTGGCATGGCCGGACTGGTATTGCTTTTGCGGAAAAAGAAAAAACAAACCAGCGTTACGGCGGGTGCTAACAGCCTTCCGGAAGTAATCATCAAAAAAGACCCGCTGGAAGCAGCCCGGCAAGCAGCCGGGAATAACCAGCCAGCTGAATTCTACAGGGCCGTCGAAGCAGGCTTGTGGGAAGCAATCGCAGAAAAAATGAAGCTATCCAAATCGGCATTACAAAAACCACTGGTGCTGGAATTGCTGGAATTGCGTGGATTGCCCCCCGACAAACTGCAACAATTAAAAGATTGCTGGAAAACCTGCGAATGGGCCTTGTATGTCCCAAATTCTGAAAACCAGGTTGACCCCAGGCTCCTTAAAATGGCCGATGATGTCGTAAAAGCTATTACCACATTATACTGA
- a CDS encoding SDR family NAD(P)-dependent oxidoreductase: protein MKIVITGASKGLGKAMAEQFASGGHTLFLCSRGEASLHQTTDELTSRFPSAIIWSKPTDISDKTTVEEFANWVLAKDVPDILINNAGQFIPGSIHNEDEGVLEQMLKQNLYSAYHLTRALLPAMMKRGSGHIFNMCSVASLQAYDNGGSYSISKYALLGFTRNLREEMKPHGIKVTAITPGAAYTASWEGAGIDPARIMTAEDIAIMVEAASRLSVQACVEDIVLRPQLGDL, encoded by the coding sequence ATGAAAATTGTGATCACAGGGGCCAGTAAGGGGTTGGGAAAAGCTATGGCCGAGCAATTTGCATCCGGCGGACATACCCTATTTTTATGCAGCCGGGGGGAAGCAAGTTTACATCAAACGACAGATGAGTTAACAAGTCGTTTCCCATCTGCCATAATCTGGTCAAAACCTACCGATATAAGCGATAAAACTACTGTAGAAGAATTTGCCAATTGGGTTTTGGCAAAAGATGTTCCCGATATCCTGATCAATAATGCCGGACAATTTATTCCCGGTAGTATCCACAACGAGGACGAGGGTGTGCTTGAGCAGATGCTCAAACAAAATTTATATAGTGCCTATCATCTCACACGGGCCTTATTACCAGCCATGATGAAAAGGGGTTCGGGGCACATCTTCAATATGTGTTCTGTTGCCTCCCTGCAAGCTTATGATAATGGCGGCTCCTACAGCATCAGTAAATATGCGCTGCTTGGGTTTACCCGTAATTTACGGGAAGAAATGAAACCACATGGCATAAAAGTCACTGCCATTACACCCGGTGCTGCATATACTGCATCCTGGGAAGGTGCCGGTATTGACCCAGCAAGAATCATGACCGCTGAGGATATCGCTATTATGGTAGAAGCTGCCAGCCGCTTATCAGTACAGGCCTGCGTTGAAGACATTGTGCTTCGTCCGCAACTAGGTGATTTGTAA